A genomic segment from Pseudomonas sp. S09G 359 encodes:
- a CDS encoding ShlB/FhaC/HecB family hemolysin secretion/activation protein translates to MSLLLPRTRYFLCTLLLAYLSLNSAMAAPTPGDQDLIRDRQNRLLEEQRRRLEELQDLPGKGATPQTPAVPADTRCFPIKDIELKGADSLSAADRTRLLKPYVGECLGVAQLNQLLKVITDYYIAKGRVTSRAYLPQQDLSSGHLQVLVVEGKLEGLKGAQGSTVTDRELAMAFPGKVGEALNLREVEQLVDQLSRLPSKQAQMELTPGSEVGGSEVLVKNAPQKPWRASLSRNNDGQKSTGEQQWGAGLEWDSPLGLADQLILRGGHDAVSDHQKTSKNSMLYYNLPWGWWNFSYTYSESDYRTFGTLDGFKFKQNGDSQNHQLRAERVIHRDDVSKTSVNVGLTHLRTNNYLLDAKLDTSSNRLSELQVGINHGRRIGSAFVNLDVGMQNGIGAFDAQSNRQERDAQGNLTATPRYRKYTATLSYLQPFTLWGESLSFSSLATGQRSEDVLYAPQRMSLGGSYSVRGFKDQQLSGDSGGYWRNEVRWARPVTVDWLRPAFAEYGASVGYDQGVIRNDRYNDDQHGRVSSNSVELFARGKHVSTSVTFAHSLERPGVVTEREAPVYFHVDFFL, encoded by the coding sequence ATGTCGTTGTTATTGCCACGGACTCGGTATTTCCTGTGCACTTTGCTGCTCGCTTATTTGAGCCTCAACAGTGCCATGGCCGCCCCTACGCCTGGGGATCAGGACCTGATCCGCGACCGGCAGAACCGCCTGCTCGAAGAGCAGCGCCGGCGCCTTGAAGAACTCCAGGACCTGCCTGGCAAAGGCGCCACGCCCCAGACCCCGGCAGTGCCGGCGGACACCCGTTGCTTCCCGATCAAAGACATCGAACTCAAGGGCGCCGACAGCCTGTCTGCCGCCGACCGCACACGCCTGCTAAAACCCTACGTGGGCGAATGCCTGGGCGTTGCGCAGCTCAACCAGTTGCTCAAGGTCATCACCGACTATTACATCGCCAAGGGCCGCGTCACCAGTCGCGCCTACCTGCCGCAACAGGACCTCTCCAGCGGCCACCTCCAGGTGCTGGTGGTGGAGGGCAAACTCGAAGGCTTGAAGGGCGCCCAGGGCAGTACGGTCACTGACCGCGAGCTGGCCATGGCGTTTCCCGGCAAGGTTGGCGAGGCGCTCAACCTGCGGGAGGTCGAGCAACTGGTGGACCAGCTCAGCCGCTTGCCGTCCAAACAGGCGCAGATGGAACTGACCCCAGGCAGCGAAGTGGGCGGCAGCGAAGTGCTGGTGAAGAACGCGCCGCAAAAGCCCTGGCGCGCCAGCCTGTCGCGCAACAACGACGGCCAGAAAAGCACCGGCGAACAGCAATGGGGCGCGGGCCTGGAATGGGACAGCCCCCTGGGCCTGGCGGATCAACTGATCCTGCGCGGTGGCCATGACGCCGTCAGCGACCACCAGAAAACCTCGAAAAACAGCATGCTCTACTACAACCTGCCGTGGGGTTGGTGGAACTTCAGTTACACCTACAGCGAGAGCGACTACCGCACCTTCGGCACGCTAGACGGTTTCAAGTTCAAGCAGAACGGTGACAGCCAGAACCACCAGCTGCGCGCCGAGCGTGTGATCCACCGTGACGACGTGAGCAAGACCTCGGTCAACGTCGGCCTGACGCACCTGCGCACCAACAACTACCTGCTCGACGCCAAACTGGACACCAGCAGCAACCGCCTCAGCGAACTGCAGGTGGGCATCAACCACGGGCGGCGCATCGGCAGTGCCTTCGTCAACCTGGATGTGGGCATGCAAAACGGCATTGGCGCCTTTGACGCGCAAAGCAACCGGCAGGAGCGGGACGCCCAGGGCAACCTCACCGCCACCCCACGCTACCGCAAATACACCGCCACCCTAAGCTACCTGCAGCCCTTCACGCTGTGGGGCGAGTCGTTGAGCTTCTCCAGCCTGGCCACCGGGCAGCGCAGCGAAGACGTGCTTTACGCGCCGCAACGCATGAGCCTTGGCGGCTCGTACTCGGTGCGTGGCTTCAAGGACCAGCAATTGTCCGGCGACAGTGGCGGTTACTGGCGCAACGAAGTGCGTTGGGCGCGGCCGGTGACCGTCGACTGGTTGCGCCCGGCCTTCGCCGAATACGGTGCCAGCGTCGGCTATGACCAAGGTGTGATTCGCAACGATCGCTACAACGACGACCAGCACGGCCGTGTGTCGAGTAATTCCGTCGAGCTGTTTGCCCGCGGCAAGCACGTGAGCACCAGCGTGACCTTTGCCCATTCCCTGGAGAGACCTGGTGTGGTCACCGAGCGCGAAGCGCCGGTGTATTTCCACGTGGATTTCTTCCTGTAA